In a single window of the Streptacidiphilus sp. P02-A3a genome:
- a CDS encoding DUF1453 domain-containing protein, whose translation MSGTFDSLLIVAAVGYVMARRVIGEPAQGKRMLLLPVVLVAMGLSDVSKAGHDPAAVGYLIASAAVSVVLGAMRGASTRLSAKDGIVYVHYRGLTILLWAVNLAVKFGANAAFEHLDRTAATAAGNSLLLTLGAGMLFEGLVTLSRALRTDHQVIWSKGKDGQPHRTSPFLDGMQSRMTHDMTHDMTHDGWPRDSRSEGTLSALTNALRSARNHDSPNDSWYDHGH comes from the coding sequence GTGAGCGGAACCTTTGACAGCCTCCTGATCGTCGCCGCGGTGGGCTATGTGATGGCCCGCCGGGTGATCGGCGAACCCGCGCAGGGCAAACGCATGCTCCTGCTGCCCGTGGTACTGGTCGCCATGGGACTGTCGGACGTCTCCAAGGCCGGGCACGATCCGGCCGCCGTCGGCTACCTGATCGCCTCGGCCGCGGTCAGTGTCGTGCTCGGGGCGATGCGCGGGGCCAGCACCCGGCTGTCGGCCAAGGACGGCATCGTCTACGTCCACTACCGCGGGCTGACCATCCTGCTGTGGGCCGTGAACCTGGCCGTCAAGTTCGGCGCCAACGCCGCCTTCGAGCACCTCGACCGGACCGCCGCCACCGCCGCGGGCAACAGCCTGCTGCTCACCCTGGGCGCCGGCATGCTCTTCGAGGGACTGGTCACCCTCAGCCGCGCCCTGCGCACCGACCACCAGGTCATCTGGTCCAAGGGGAAAGACGGCCAGCCCCACCGGACCTCCCCGTTCCTGGACGGCATGCAGAGCCGTATGACCCACGACATGACCCACGACATGACCCACGACGGCTGGCCCCGGGACTCCCGCTCCGAGGGCACGCTCTCCGCCCTCACGAACGCCCTGCGCTCGGCCCGCAACCACGACTCGCCCAACGACAGCTGGTACGACCACGGGCACTGA
- a CDS encoding WhiB family transcriptional regulator: protein MRSHGLVPLLDRWQWQADAACRGMASAVFFPPSGERGHARRLREQRALRVCRSCPVREQCASFAQSTQQPFGIWGGLTERQLVTHATTPDAPDAS, encoded by the coding sequence GTGAGATCCCATGGCCTCGTCCCCCTGCTGGACCGCTGGCAGTGGCAAGCCGACGCTGCCTGTCGGGGGATGGCCTCCGCGGTGTTCTTCCCACCCAGCGGCGAACGCGGTCACGCCCGGCGACTTCGTGAACAGCGGGCCCTGCGCGTCTGCCGGAGCTGCCCGGTCCGCGAACAGTGCGCGAGCTTCGCCCAGTCGACCCAGCAGCCCTTCGGCATCTGGGGTGGCCTGACGGAACGTCAACTGGTGACCCACGCAACGACGCCGGACGCCCCCGACGCGTCGTGA